The DNA sequence CGGCAGCTGCTGACCACCCGCATCATAGGGGAAAGTCGACGCAATCCATCCGCCCAAACCCGCCTCACGCATGATGTCGCGGACCCTGGGATGCACCTTGACCTCGCCTTTCACATATTCAGGCGCCTTACGGTCCATTTCCTCGAAAAGAGGTTTGAAGAGATCTTTGCCCATCCTCATTGCCGTATCCATGATCATGTCGAAAACGTCCCGGCTGTGGTCGGCATAGCGGGGATACTTGAGCAATGCTTCGGTGTCGTTCAGTTCGTACAATAAGAACTTCAAATTTCGTTCACTGATAAATTTTTCTGC is a window from the Deltaproteobacteria bacterium HGW-Deltaproteobacteria-6 genome containing:
- a CDS encoding acyl-CoA dehydrogenase, which gives rise to MAEKFISERNLKFLLYELNDTEALLKYPRYADHSRDVFDMIMDTAMRMGKDLFKPLFEEMDRKAPEYVKGEVKVHPRVRDIMREAGLGGWIASTFPYDAGGQQLPFTIGVFLPTAIFGAANYSAAVYHGLTHGAAGLIVSYGSQEMKDTYLPKMIAGEWQGTMALTEPQAGSSLTDLTTTATPTDQGYYKIKGQK